A stretch of Pseudorhodobacter turbinis DNA encodes these proteins:
- a CDS encoding DUF1217 domain-containing protein yields MSFSPVVPFSGYSGWAFLKRTLPEQKEAFQASATLARDEDYFRAKIGSIQTAEDLVSDHRLLTVALGAFGLDDDINNRFFIKKVLKDGTLDSSALGNKLADKQYLALSASFGFGDSAIPSTQNPGFADEILTAYQDRQFETAVGEQDENLRFALNAERELAVLASRDSSEDTKWFTVMGNEPLRQVFEKALGLPSSFATLDLDMQLKTLKAKTEKAFGDSSVAQFSDPANLDDLVKKFLIRSEAMASFSSTSGASIALTLLQG; encoded by the coding sequence ATGAGCTTTTCGCCGGTCGTTCCATTTAGTGGTTATTCCGGCTGGGCCTTTCTGAAACGTACCCTGCCCGAGCAAAAGGAAGCGTTTCAGGCATCAGCAACATTGGCACGCGATGAAGACTATTTCCGGGCCAAGATCGGGTCGATCCAAACTGCAGAGGACTTGGTGTCAGACCACCGATTGCTCACAGTAGCGCTTGGGGCTTTCGGCTTGGATGACGATATCAACAATCGTTTTTTCATCAAGAAGGTGTTGAAAGACGGTACGTTGGATTCGTCGGCCTTAGGCAATAAACTCGCCGACAAACAATATCTCGCCCTCTCCGCCAGCTTCGGATTCGGGGATTCGGCAATTCCCAGCACGCAAAATCCGGGTTTCGCAGATGAGATCCTGACAGCCTATCAAGATCGCCAGTTTGAAACTGCCGTGGGCGAACAAGATGAAAATCTGCGCTTTGCCCTGAACGCAGAAAGGGAGCTGGCAGTGCTGGCATCTCGTGACAGCAGTGAGGATACCAAGTGGTTCACCGTGATGGGAAACGAACCACTACGGCAAGTGTTCGAGAAGGCACTCGGGCTGCCCTCCAGTTTCGCGACCCTTGATCTTGATATGCAGCTGAAAACTCTAAAGGCAAAAACGGAAAAGGCTTTTGGAGACAGCAGCGTCGCGCAATTCTCTGATCCGGCAAACCTAGACGATTTGGTCAAGAAATTCCTCATCCGGTCCGAGGCGATGGCGAGTTTTTCCTCTACTTCCGGCGCTTCTATTGCCCTGACCCTTTTACAGGGATAG
- a CDS encoding FliI/YscN family ATPase, protein MTDIFENLRTRISQTSITKRIGRIAELAGGTLRVTGLSAGSSLGDRVLIRGESGTMGGEVLRLSKEGISVLPDGSGEGLAIDDTVEIVGRAEISPDQSWIGRIIDPFGKPIDGKPLMPGQSARSVRAAPPLPAERRGLGERLETGTSIFNTMLPLVRGQRIGLFAGSGVGKSSLLGKFARGVDADIVVIALVGERGRELREFTERVLGPQGMARAVVVAATSDQSPLVRRRCMWTAMTVAEHFRDQGLHVLLLADSITRFAEAHREVALAAGEQGSLRGFPPSTSHTIMSLAERAGPGVEGAGDITAVFTVLVAGSDMEEPVADILRGVLDGHVVMDRAIAERGRFPAIDVLRSVSRSLPDAATEPENGLISEARRLLGAYERAEMMIQAGLYSSGSDPAVDAAIKVWPALDEFFAKDAADGIEGSFQRLNHCLSLGRK, encoded by the coding sequence ATGACGGACATTTTTGAGAATCTTCGGACACGAATTTCCCAAACCTCTATAACCAAGCGCATTGGACGCATTGCGGAGCTGGCGGGTGGGACCCTGCGTGTCACGGGATTGTCTGCAGGCAGCAGTCTTGGCGACAGGGTTCTGATTCGTGGTGAATCTGGCACAATGGGCGGGGAGGTATTGCGCCTTTCAAAGGAAGGGATCTCTGTTCTTCCCGATGGTTCCGGGGAAGGGTTGGCAATCGACGATACTGTTGAAATTGTTGGCCGAGCCGAGATTTCGCCGGATCAAAGCTGGATTGGCAGAATTATTGACCCCTTTGGCAAGCCGATTGATGGCAAGCCTTTGATGCCGGGGCAGAGCGCCCGTTCGGTGCGTGCAGCGCCACCGTTACCGGCGGAGCGCCGAGGCTTGGGGGAAAGACTTGAGACCGGCACCTCTATTTTCAACACAATGCTCCCCTTGGTGCGCGGACAGCGAATCGGGTTGTTTGCGGGGTCCGGTGTTGGGAAGTCGTCGCTTCTTGGTAAATTTGCACGAGGGGTAGATGCCGATATCGTTGTGATTGCCCTCGTGGGGGAACGGGGCCGTGAGCTTAGAGAGTTTACCGAGCGGGTGCTGGGGCCGCAGGGGATGGCCCGTGCGGTTGTTGTTGCGGCGACCTCGGACCAATCTCCGTTGGTGCGACGCCGGTGCATGTGGACTGCGATGACCGTTGCCGAGCATTTCCGAGATCAAGGTTTGCACGTTCTTTTGCTTGCTGACAGCATCACCCGGTTTGCCGAAGCACATCGCGAAGTGGCGCTTGCCGCGGGTGAGCAGGGCAGTCTACGTGGTTTCCCGCCTTCAACGTCTCATACGATCATGTCATTGGCGGAACGCGCGGGGCCGGGCGTGGAAGGTGCCGGGGACATTACGGCAGTCTTCACCGTTTTGGTTGCGGGTTCGGATATGGAAGAACCTGTTGCCGATATTCTGCGTGGGGTGTTGGACGGGCACGTCGTTATGGACCGTGCAATTGCAGAACGTGGTCGCTTTCCGGCGATTGACGTGTTGCGGTCGGTATCGCGTAGCTTGCCAGATGCCGCGACGGAGCCTGAAAACGGACTTATATCAGAAGCGCGCCGCCTTCTGGGTGCTTATGAACGAGCTGAAATGATGATCCAGGCGGGCTTGTATAGCAGCGGCTCTGATCCTGCGGTGGATGCCGCAATCAAAGTCTGGCCTGCGCTGGATGAATTCTTTGCCAAAGATGCTGCAGATGGCATCGAGGGCAGTTTCCAGAGATTGAATCACTGCCTCAGCCTTGGCCGCAAATAA
- a CDS encoding FlgB family protein, giving the protein MAQALASHAGQRMGVIAKNVAHADTPGYKTRDLPDFAKTYADQHGQGLRATRPGHLDAGATNKIEPMILRGPGAPNGNSVSLEGEMVKAATVRQDHDMALAVYTSTSDILKLALGRGR; this is encoded by the coding sequence ATGGCGCAGGCTTTGGCGTCCCATGCCGGACAGAGAATGGGCGTTATCGCAAAGAATGTCGCACATGCGGACACACCAGGGTATAAAACCCGGGACTTGCCCGATTTTGCGAAAACCTACGCAGATCAGCATGGCCAAGGGCTGCGGGCGACACGGCCCGGACATCTTGATGCCGGTGCAACCAATAAGATTGAGCCAATGATTCTTCGGGGGCCAGGCGCTCCTAACGGGAACTCTGTCTCTCTTGAAGGGGAGATGGTGAAGGCCGCGACGGTACGGCAAGACCATGACATGGCTCTGGCGGTTTACACCAGCACCTCTGATATTTTGAAACTAGCGCTTGGGCGGGGGAGGTAA
- the flgC gene encoding flagellar basal body rod protein FlgC, whose product MTDLISSLSIAASGMEAQAQRLRHVSENIANADTPGYHRKTISFRDEIDGGGVKPGPVRLDQSELTRIYDPGHPLANDSGHYDGSNVNLVVEIADAREAQRSYDANLKLFDQARQMNQSLFEILRR is encoded by the coding sequence ATGACCGACCTCATCAGCAGCCTGTCAATCGCCGCCTCAGGTATGGAAGCGCAGGCACAAAGATTGCGCCATGTCTCAGAAAATATCGCGAACGCAGACACCCCGGGCTATCACCGCAAAACCATAAGCTTTCGCGATGAAATCGATGGCGGCGGAGTGAAGCCCGGGCCTGTGCGGCTTGATCAAAGCGAACTGACACGCATCTACGATCCTGGACATCCGCTGGCGAATGACAGCGGGCACTATGATGGCTCTAACGTCAATCTGGTGGTCGAGATCGCTGACGCTCGTGAAGCGCAGCGAAGCTATGATGCCAACCTCAAACTATTCGATCAAGCACGCCAGATGAACCAGAGCCTGTTTGAGATTTTACGTCGATAA
- the fliE gene encoding flagellar hook-basal body complex protein FliE — translation MDIKTSVAAQSYAIARQAALPEPKTEGADNAFTKMAESFANTLVTGETTAKAALVGDADPHSLVQALAATETAIETVVTVRDKVVEAYQELLRMPV, via the coding sequence ATGGATATCAAGACATCAGTTGCCGCCCAATCCTATGCCATAGCACGTCAGGCGGCCCTCCCCGAACCAAAGACAGAAGGCGCCGACAACGCGTTTACCAAAATGGCGGAAAGCTTCGCCAACACTTTGGTTACAGGCGAAACGACCGCCAAAGCGGCGCTTGTCGGCGACGCCGATCCTCATTCTCTTGTGCAGGCACTGGCCGCGACAGAGACCGCGATCGAGACAGTCGTAACCGTACGCGACAAGGTTGTTGAGGCCTACCAAGAACTCTTGCGGATGCCGGTATGA
- a CDS encoding flagellar biosynthetic protein FliQ, translating to MTEGLIFDTLRQALWIAVMISSPLLSVALIAGVTVGLFQALTSVQEMTLTFVPKVGAMLIVFWVSMSFMTSTLLSFFTDRIIPLIAGG from the coding sequence ATGACCGAAGGTCTGATCTTTGACACCTTGCGGCAGGCACTTTGGATTGCGGTGATGATTTCATCCCCGCTGCTCTCGGTGGCTTTGATCGCGGGTGTGACCGTGGGCCTTTTCCAGGCGCTTACCTCGGTACAAGAGATGACGCTGACTTTCGTACCAAAAGTTGGGGCGATGCTGATCGTCTTTTGGGTCTCTATGAGTTTCATGACCTCGACACTCCTCAGCTTCTTTACTGACCGTATTATACCTTTGATCGCAGGAGGCTAA
- a CDS encoding flagellar hook-basal body complex protein, producing MESGIYTTLTRQAGLMREMQVVAHNIANISTTGFRREGVIFSEHVTRMDDAPSLSMANGNNRHMDLRQAGLSQTGAAFDFAIQGEGFFLLETPQGQAMTRAGSFTPSAEGELVNNDGHRLLDLGGAPIFVPPDAGPVALSSDGTLSANGQPLAQIGLWQPADPLKMTHQGGTLFVSDDIAPSEDATILQGFLEESNVNPISEIARMIAVQRAYELGQGFMEKEDERMRSVTQTLGR from the coding sequence ATGGAATCCGGCATTTATACGACCTTGACCCGCCAAGCCGGTCTGATGCGCGAGATGCAGGTTGTCGCGCATAACATCGCAAATATTTCGACAACGGGGTTCCGCCGTGAGGGTGTTATCTTTTCCGAACACGTCACGCGGATGGACGATGCTCCCTCGCTCTCCATGGCAAATGGGAACAACCGGCATATGGATTTGCGTCAGGCAGGCTTGTCACAAACCGGCGCGGCATTCGATTTCGCCATCCAGGGCGAAGGGTTCTTCTTGCTTGAGACACCGCAAGGGCAGGCCATGACCCGTGCAGGCAGCTTTACGCCCAGCGCCGAAGGGGAGTTGGTCAACAATGATGGTCATCGCCTACTCGATTTGGGTGGTGCGCCAATCTTTGTCCCCCCGGATGCCGGCCCAGTTGCCCTTTCGTCTGACGGAACCCTTTCCGCCAATGGCCAGCCTCTCGCCCAAATCGGATTATGGCAACCGGCAGACCCCCTTAAAATGACCCACCAGGGCGGCACCCTTTTTGTCAGCGATGACATTGCACCATCTGAAGACGCTACCATCCTTCAGGGCTTCCTTGAAGAAAGCAACGTTAACCCGATTTCAGAAATTGCCCGAATGATCGCCGTACAACGCGCCTATGAGCTTGGCCAAGGGTTCATGGAAAAAGAAGACGAACGCATGCGCAGTGTCACTCAAACCCTCGGTCGATAG
- the flgG gene encoding flagellar basal-body rod protein FlgG — protein MKALQIAASGMAAQQMRVDVVSNNLANMSTTGYNTRRADFADLHYQQVARPGTISAQDGSMLPTGVQVGLGVRPAAVSVVLAQGSLSATGGDLDVAIEGSGYLEVTLPSGINAYTRDGGLKRTGDGLIVTTEGYQVNPGITIPSDARSLSINGEGEVYAYFTDQVQPQLLGQFNMAGFTNDKGLEAMGSNLFLETPASGPPLQGTPGEDGLGTLRQGYLEESSVDAVREVTELIKAQRGYELNAKVITAADQMLSATTTLR, from the coding sequence ATGAAAGCCTTACAAATCGCAGCAAGCGGGATGGCCGCGCAGCAAATGCGTGTTGACGTGGTATCCAACAACCTCGCGAACATGTCGACAACAGGATATAACACAAGACGCGCCGATTTTGCCGATCTGCATTATCAACAAGTCGCACGCCCTGGCACCATTTCAGCGCAAGACGGCTCCATGCTACCAACAGGTGTGCAGGTTGGCCTTGGCGTACGGCCGGCTGCGGTATCGGTAGTTCTGGCCCAAGGCTCACTTTCTGCGACAGGCGGCGACTTGGATGTTGCCATTGAAGGCAGCGGGTATCTTGAGGTGACGCTGCCCTCCGGCATCAATGCCTACACGCGCGATGGTGGTTTGAAACGCACCGGAGACGGCCTGATCGTAACGACGGAGGGCTATCAAGTTAATCCCGGTATCACCATCCCTTCAGATGCGCGTAGTTTGTCGATCAATGGCGAAGGTGAAGTCTACGCTTATTTCACAGATCAGGTTCAACCGCAGCTTCTGGGCCAGTTCAATATGGCTGGGTTCACAAACGACAAAGGGCTAGAGGCCATGGGCTCTAACCTGTTCCTTGAGACACCTGCATCAGGCCCCCCCCTGCAAGGAACCCCCGGAGAAGACGGGTTGGGCACATTGCGGCAGGGCTACCTTGAGGAAAGCTCGGTCGATGCCGTGCGCGAGGTGACAGAGTTGATCAAAGCGCAGCGTGGGTATGAGTTGAATGCCAAGGTCATCACAGCTGCGGACCAAATGCTGTCAGCCACCACGACGTTACGCTAA
- the flgA gene encoding flagellar basal body P-ring formation chaperone FlgA encodes MLKFAALISLVAWPAMADSLIATRIVRAQTVLSDTDVTLVAAKIPGALTETSQALGLEAKVTLYPGRAIRLQDIGPPALIDRNQIVTLVYRVGGLGITADGRALARAGLGDVIRVMNLSSRTVLNGRVANDGTVHVGAHH; translated from the coding sequence ATGTTAAAGTTTGCAGCCCTTATTTCACTGGTGGCGTGGCCTGCGATGGCCGACAGCCTGATCGCAACCCGTATCGTGCGGGCACAGACTGTCCTGTCTGACACCGACGTAACTTTGGTTGCGGCCAAAATCCCGGGGGCGCTAACCGAAACCTCTCAAGCGCTTGGCCTTGAGGCCAAGGTCACTCTCTATCCCGGTCGCGCAATACGCCTCCAAGATATCGGCCCCCCTGCGCTCATAGATCGCAATCAAATCGTAACCCTGGTTTACCGGGTGGGGGGACTTGGCATCACAGCAGATGGCAGAGCCTTGGCACGTGCAGGGCTGGGGGATGTGATTCGTGTGATGAACTTGTCATCGCGCACGGTTTTGAATGGCCGCGTGGCCAATGATGGCACCGTTCATGTCGGCGCCCACCACTAA
- the flgH gene encoding flagellar basal body L-ring protein FlgH yields the protein MRILLLALLLVPACSKLSEVGKEPAFSPLEGSYQHHAMYSSLLPEYTEPNGPTEASSLWSANSSSLFGDRRAGKRGDILTVVIEIDDKAEISNSSGRSRSGSQSMGIPSLFGIPQRLDKVLPDGASMADAVSTASDSQFSGQGSVQRNEELTLRVAATVVEKLPNGVLRIEGQQEVRVNFEIRELIVTGYVRPADISRQNEITYDRIAGARIAYGGRGQISDVQQPRYGQQITDTILPF from the coding sequence ATGCGGATTTTGCTTCTGGCACTCCTACTCGTTCCGGCCTGCTCCAAGCTCAGTGAGGTTGGCAAAGAACCGGCCTTTTCGCCTTTGGAGGGCAGCTACCAGCACCACGCCATGTATTCGTCCCTATTGCCTGAATACACAGAGCCGAATGGCCCGACCGAGGCATCCTCTTTGTGGTCCGCCAATAGCAGTTCGCTTTTTGGGGACCGGCGTGCTGGTAAAAGAGGGGATATCTTAACCGTTGTCATCGAAATTGACGACAAGGCTGAGATTTCCAACTCATCCGGGCGTAGTCGTTCGGGGTCGCAAAGCATGGGTATTCCTTCGCTCTTCGGCATTCCCCAGCGACTGGATAAAGTGCTGCCTGATGGGGCCTCAATGGCTGACGCTGTATCAACCGCTTCGGATTCACAGTTTTCCGGACAAGGATCTGTTCAACGGAATGAGGAACTAACGCTTCGTGTCGCAGCGACCGTGGTGGAGAAACTGCCTAATGGCGTATTGCGAATTGAAGGGCAACAGGAGGTCCGTGTGAACTTTGAAATAAGAGAATTAATTGTAACCGGCTATGTACGCCCGGCGGACATTTCAAGACAAAATGAGATCACCTATGATCGCATAGCTGGCGCACGCATAGCATACGGCGGCCGCGGACAGATTTCTGATGTGCAGCAGCCTCGTTACGGTCAGCAGATCACCGACACCATTTTACCGTTCTGA
- a CDS encoding flagellar basal body-associated protein FliL has protein sequence MIAKILPLILILVGLGAGIGAGIALRPAEEHTETAETPIEEAPPATEFAKLNNQFVIPVVEDGRVASLVIMSLSVEVTIGGTETVYVQEPKLRDALLQVMFDHANVGGFKGVFTDGANLTLLRHALLEVAQKVLGDIAQGILISDISRQDT, from the coding sequence ATGATAGCAAAAATTCTCCCCCTCATTCTCATCCTTGTCGGCCTGGGCGCAGGTATCGGTGCAGGCATCGCGCTTCGCCCGGCAGAGGAACATACCGAAACCGCAGAAACCCCCATAGAGGAGGCCCCGCCGGCAACTGAATTTGCCAAGCTCAACAATCAATTCGTTATCCCTGTTGTCGAGGACGGGCGGGTCGCTTCCTTGGTTATTATGTCGCTAAGTGTCGAGGTGACCATCGGCGGCACCGAAACCGTATATGTACAAGAACCGAAGCTACGCGATGCACTTTTACAAGTGATGTTTGATCATGCAAATGTAGGTGGCTTTAAAGGGGTGTTCACCGACGGTGCCAACCTCACACTCCTGCGCCATGCACTGCTTGAAGTCGCCCAAAAGGTCCTTGGTGATATTGCACAAGGCATCCTCATCTCAGACATCTCGCGCCAAGACACTTGA
- the ubiB gene encoding 2-polyprenylphenol 6-hydroxylase, which produces MRGPHNIIRLVRTLATFERTGAINLLLEALDAPPRLRFVARVLGWPFKWLGLKGDPALPPATRALTALGPAYIKFGQILSTRPDVVGDDLALQLQYLQDKLPPFPLSVAKEMVAAELGVPVDQVFSTFSEPVAAASIAQVHRARMLDTGADVAVKVLRPGIERAFRKDIDAFYFAAGIIEFLSPASRRLRPMEVVKHFDGVVQGELDLRLESAAAGEFAANTEKDEGFQVPKPVWHLSGRTVLTMDWAEGVNMADNAAIDAAGVDRNVLASRVLQLFLQHALRDGYFHADMHQGNLKVAANGNIIAYDFGIMGRLDEYTRRVYAEILYGFIRRDYRRVAEVHFEAGYVPADRDIDEFARALRVVGEPIFGMDANRISMARLLAYLFEVTERFGMETRTELILLQRTMVVVEGVARSLNPQINIWQDARPVVESYIKDNIGPKALLRDLQKTAMVLARFGPKLPRLVETQLARQNRPMGEPVNKAALHPLIWIALGAVIALSGVVLGQTL; this is translated from the coding sequence ATGCGTGGGCCACATAATATTATTCGCTTGGTTCGCACGCTTGCGACCTTTGAGCGGACAGGGGCGATAAACCTTTTGCTGGAGGCGCTTGATGCCCCGCCGCGCCTGCGTTTTGTTGCGCGCGTGTTGGGCTGGCCCTTTAAATGGTTGGGCTTGAAGGGAGATCCCGCATTGCCGCCCGCCACCCGCGCCCTGACGGCATTGGGGCCTGCCTATATCAAGTTTGGCCAAATCCTTAGCACCCGTCCCGATGTTGTGGGCGATGATCTGGCGCTGCAATTGCAATACCTGCAAGACAAACTGCCACCCTTTCCTTTGTCCGTCGCCAAAGAGATGGTCGCGGCGGAACTGGGGGTGCCGGTTGATCAGGTTTTTTCAACCTTTTCCGAACCAGTTGCCGCGGCATCAATCGCGCAGGTGCATCGGGCACGGATGCTGGACACGGGGGCGGATGTTGCCGTCAAGGTTTTGCGTCCGGGGATTGAGCGGGCTTTTCGCAAGGATATTGATGCCTTCTATTTTGCTGCCGGGATAATCGAGTTTCTCTCTCCCGCCTCTCGACGGCTGCGGCCGATGGAGGTTGTCAAACATTTTGACGGCGTCGTGCAGGGGGAGCTGGACCTGAGGCTGGAATCGGCGGCGGCGGGTGAATTTGCGGCAAACACCGAGAAAGATGAAGGGTTTCAAGTCCCCAAACCGGTGTGGCATCTTTCGGGGCGGACTGTGCTGACGATGGATTGGGCAGAAGGCGTTAACATGGCCGACAATGCCGCGATTGATGCGGCGGGTGTTGACCGGAATGTTCTTGCCTCTCGGGTGTTACAGTTGTTCTTGCAGCATGCGCTGCGCGATGGCTATTTCCATGCGGATATGCACCAGGGCAATTTGAAGGTTGCCGCAAACGGAAACATAATTGCCTATGATTTCGGGATCATGGGGCGGTTGGATGAGTATACCCGCCGTGTCTATGCCGAGATCCTGTATGGCTTCATTCGCCGTGATTACCGCCGCGTGGCCGAGGTTCATTTTGAAGCAGGTTATGTGCCCGCCGATCGCGATATAGATGAGTTTGCCCGTGCATTGCGTGTCGTGGGGGAACCGATCTTTGGTATGGATGCCAACCGGATTTCGATGGCACGGCTTTTGGCATATTTGTTTGAGGTTACCGAGCGTTTTGGCATGGAGACCCGAACAGAGTTGATCCTTTTGCAACGCACGATGGTTGTTGTCGAAGGTGTGGCCCGTAGCCTCAACCCGCAGATCAATATATGGCAGGATGCCCGCCCCGTTGTGGAAAGCTACATCAAAGACAATATTGGCCCCAAAGCCTTGCTGCGCGACCTGCAAAAAACAGCAATGGTCCTTGCGCGGTTTGGCCCAAAACTCCCACGCTTGGTGGAAACCCAGCTGGCGCGCCAAAACCGTCCGATGGGCGAGCCCGTTAACAAAGCGGCCCTGCACCCCCTGATCTGGATTGCGCTAGGGGCCGTAATTGCTTTGTCCGGTGTCGTTTTAGGCCAGACCCTTTAA
- the ubiE gene encoding bifunctional demethylmenaquinone methyltransferase/2-methoxy-6-polyprenyl-1,4-benzoquinol methylase UbiE, with amino-acid sequence MTETDDKTTHFGFQTVDEGAKAGMVHGVFTKVASKYDVMNDAMSFGIHRIWKDAMMDWLAPRPGQKLLDVAGGTGDVSFRFLKRAPGAHATVCDMTESMLVEGRQRADATSMADALDWVVGDAMALPFADNSFDVYTISFGIRNVTRIGDALAEAYRVLRPGGRLMVLEFSQLPNPAMQKAYDLYSFNVIPVMGQVIANDRDSYQYLVESIRKFPDQEAFATMIRDAGFDQVKYRNLTMGVAALHSGWKL; translated from the coding sequence ATGACCGAGACTGACGATAAGACCACCCACTTCGGCTTTCAAACCGTGGATGAGGGCGCAAAGGCCGGTATGGTGCATGGCGTCTTTACCAAGGTTGCCAGCAAATACGACGTGATGAATGACGCGATGTCCTTTGGCATCCACCGTATCTGGAAGGATGCGATGATGGATTGGCTGGCCCCGCGCCCCGGCCAAAAACTGCTGGACGTTGCAGGCGGGACGGGGGATGTGTCGTTCCGGTTTCTGAAACGCGCGCCGGGGGCACATGCGACGGTTTGCGATATGACCGAAAGCATGCTGGTGGAGGGACGGCAACGGGCCGACGCTACCAGTATGGCCGATGCCTTGGATTGGGTTGTCGGTGATGCGATGGCGCTGCCCTTTGCCGACAACAGTTTCGACGTCTACACGATCTCTTTCGGAATTCGGAACGTGACCCGTATCGGTGATGCGCTGGCAGAGGCCTACCGTGTGCTGCGTCCCGGCGGGCGTTTGATGGTGCTGGAATTCAGCCAATTGCCCAATCCGGCTATGCAAAAAGCCTATGACCTCTATTCGTTCAATGTGATTCCCGTGATGGGTCAGGTGATCGCAAATGACCGTGACAGCTATCAGTATCTTGTTGAAAGCATTCGTAAGTTTCCGGATCAAGAAGCATTCGCGACGATGATCCGGGATGCGGGCTTTGATCAGGTGAAATACCGTAATCTGACGATGGGCGTGGCTGCGCTACATTCGGGCTGGAAGCTGTAA
- the mutM gene encoding bifunctional DNA-formamidopyrimidine glycosylase/DNA-(apurinic or apyrimidinic site) lyase yields the protein MPELPEVETVRRGLEPVMTGQTITTAAVNRPDLRWPFPPRMAERLTGAQVLGLRRRSKYILADLSTGESLLIHLGMSGRILISGAMQGDFYHDHPAPAKHDHVVMTLGNGARITFNDARRFGAMDLLDTALGDDHPLLAKIGPEPFGNSFNETYLTERLKGRATPIKSALLDQQTVAGLGNIYVCEVLYRAGLHPARPAGELPQKVVAGLVPLIQEVLAEAIEAGGSSLRDYRQADGELGYFQHRFRTYGREGEPCTTPGCTATIGRIVQSGRSSFFCPACQR from the coding sequence ATGCCCGAACTGCCCGAAGTTGAAACCGTCCGGCGGGGGCTGGAACCCGTAATGACCGGCCAAACCATCACAACCGCAGCCGTCAACCGGCCCGATCTGCGCTGGCCTTTTCCGCCACGAATGGCCGAGCGGTTAACGGGCGCACAGGTCTTGGGCCTGCGCCGCCGGTCGAAATACATTCTGGCCGATCTTTCGACGGGGGAATCACTGCTGATCCATCTGGGAATGTCGGGGCGCATCCTGATTTCGGGCGCGATGCAGGGGGATTTTTACCATGACCACCCTGCCCCCGCAAAACATGACCATGTTGTCATGACGCTCGGCAACGGTGCGCGGATTACCTTTAACGATGCACGCCGTTTTGGCGCGATGGACCTGCTGGACACGGCGCTGGGGGATGACCACCCCTTGCTTGCCAAGATCGGGCCTGAGCCCTTTGGCAACAGCTTCAACGAAACCTATCTGACAGAACGACTGAAAGGCCGCGCCACCCCGATAAAATCGGCACTTCTGGATCAACAGACCGTCGCCGGTTTGGGAAATATCTATGTCTGTGAGGTGCTTTACCGCGCGGGGTTGCACCCTGCCCGCCCTGCCGGCGAGCTGCCGCAAAAGGTTGTGGCGGGTCTTGTCCCCCTCATCCAAGAGGTCTTGGCCGAGGCGATTGAGGCGGGCGGATCCTCCTTGCGCGACTATCGGCAGGCAGATGGCGAATTGGGCTATTTCCAGCATCGTTTCCGAACTTATGGCCGCGAGGGCGAACCCTGCACCACGCCCGGCTGCACCGCCACCATCGGGCGTATTGTGCAATCGGGGCGTTCCTCCTTCTTCTGCCCTGCCTGCCAGAGATGA